The genomic interval GGCAAATGCTTTCTTTAATGGTGCGACAACTTGTGTATCTGGATTGAACTTTTTTGTCCGCGACCAAGTAAACAACGTGAATGCTGTGTAGCATGTATAAAAATATGCAATCGTTACACCAATGGATGACATATCAACCACCCACGTGAGCGCTTGCCGTCCGAACCATGGCGCGATAGCTGCAACAATGACTGTAAACAGGATGCCGATATATGGCGTCTTATATGTCGGGTGTAATTTGGAAAAGATTTCCGGAATAATTTTTGCCCGTGACATGGCGAATAGCAGACGGCTCGATGAAATAATGAATCCGTTCAATCCGGTGAAAATTCCCATCGTTAGTGCGGTCACAAGAATAACGAGTCCGATCGTGCCGAGCAAGCCTTGGATGGCGGCTCCGGTACCCCATGTCTTTTCTTGGGCGACGAGCTGTTCCCATGGCGCAATCATGGAGGTTGCAACGATCATCATGCTGTACAAGACAGCTGCGAAAAAAATAGCTAGGATAATGAGCGTAAATGCTTTTCTGGAGGAAAAATGAAATTCCTCCGCTGCCTGTGGAACATTATCAAAACCGACATAAGCCCACGGCGCGATGGCCACGATCGAAATAATCGCGGCAAATGCAGGTGTGTCAGTCGGAAAAAGCGGTGCGACATTGGAAAGCCCTGAACCAGGATGCACCCCTACCATCGACGTAATAACGACAACACCAATGACCATGATAGTGCAAAATATAAACTGCATGCGGCCGGAAAGTCCGGTCCCTCTCATATTAAAATAACCAAAAATGCCTAGAATGGCGGATGCAATGATCACTTCCATCAAATACACATTCCAGCCGGCAATTGTGTATAAATGGAATGTTTCGAGAATCGTCGGGAAAACAAATTTAACCATTAATGCGAAGGCGGACGCGTTCAAGGCAACAATGCACAAATAGCCGAGTGTCAAAAACCACCCGCAGATGAATGCGTGTACGCGTCCGAGGCTGATATACGAATAAGCGAACTCGCCGCCTGAAACGGGAAAGCTTTTAATGAGGAATCCATAGCTGATGGCAATCAGCATCATTAAAAGCGCGCCGATGCTGAGTCCAATCATCACACCTAAAGGGCCGGCTGTAGACATCCAAGTTGTCGGCTGCACAAACGCCCCCCAGCCAATCGATGATCCAAGCGCAATTGCCCAGACCCAATGCGGCTTCAATGTTTGCTTCAATGTCGTACGTTCTTCCATGCTTCGTCTCCTTT from Lentibacillus cibarius carries:
- a CDS encoding APC family permease — protein: MEERTTLKQTLKPHWVWAIALGSSIGWGAFVQPTTWMSTAGPLGVMIGLSIGALLMMLIAISYGFLIKSFPVSGGEFAYSYISLGRVHAFICGWFLTLGYLCIVALNASAFALMVKFVFPTILETFHLYTIAGWNVYLMEVIIASAILGIFGYFNMRGTGLSGRMQFIFCTIMVIGVVVITSMVGVHPGSGLSNVAPLFPTDTPAFAAIISIVAIAPWAYVGFDNVPQAAEEFHFSSRKAFTLIILAIFFAAVLYSMMIVATSMIAPWEQLVAQEKTWGTGAAIQGLLGTIGLVILVTALTMGIFTGLNGFIISSSRLLFAMSRAKIIPEIFSKLHPTYKTPYIGILFTVIVAAIAPWFGRQALTWVVDMSSIGVTIAYFYTCYTAFTLFTWSRTKKFNPDTQVVAPLKKAFAGLGMLASITFLGLLLIPGSPAALGVESIIALVIWIVLGVAFYLSNRTELSNIPKEELNYLITGNKQIRAKNQI